From the genome of Sphingobacterium sp. UGAL515B_05:
TCAAATATAAATAAAATCTACTCAATATGTAGATTTTATTTATATCGGATGCATCAATATGTCTTACAGCATTTCTTTCAGAAGACTCAACGCATAACCAATGGTATTCACATTGTTTAACGCTAAACGAAGCTGGCCTTTGACTTCTTTGAGGTTGCTGATCTCCGGATGGCTTTGCACAAAGGACAGTACACGGCCGAATTGATCAGATTCAAAGTAGCTCGACTTGGGGTTGTTGACAAAATAACCTTTCAGTGTATGCTTTTTATACGCTATTTTTTCGAATCCTATCGTTTTACCAAACCACTGTAAACGGAGTGTATTAAATAATTCAAATACTTCTCGTGGGATAGGGCCAAAGCGATCTTCAAGTTCTTTTTCAAAAGCTGCCAATTGCTGCTCATTCTCTAATTTAGAGAGCTCTGTATACAGATTATATCGTTCAGTGATATTGGTTACATATTCATCCGGGATCAATACCTCGAGGTCGGTGTCAATCTGTGTAAAGGAGACATATTTGTGTTCCTTCTCATCAGCGAATACCGCTGAAAACTCATCCTCTTTCAGTTCCTGAATAGCTTCGTCCAAGATTTTGTGATACATTTCGAAACCGATCTCGGCAATAAAGCCCGATTGTTCGCCTCCCAAGAGGTTTCCTGATCCACGTATATCCAAATCGCGCATGGCAACGTTAAATCCAGAGCCCAGTTCCGAGAATTCTTCTATCGCAGAAAGTCGTTTATAGGCTTCCGAAGTTAAAGTCGACAATGGCGGACTCAGTAAATAACAGAAAGCCTTTTTATTGGAGCGACCGACCCGACCCCGCATTTGGTGCAGGTCACTCAGTCCGAACATATGTGCATGATTAATAATAATCGTATTTGCATTTGGAATATCAAGACCCGCTTCAATAATCGTAGTTGCAATTAAGACATCGAAATCGTGATTGATAAACTTGAGCATCACATCTTCGAGCTCATCACCCTCCAATTGGCCATGTGCAACACCGACCCGTGCTCCCGGAACCAGCTTGCGAATCAAATTACCCAGCTGTGGAAGATCTGCAACACGATTATGGATAAAGAATACCTGTCCACCACGATCAAGTTCGTAACTGACGGCCTCTCCAATCAGTGTTTCATTGAAAACGTGGAGTTCGGTCTGTACAGGCTGGCGGTTGGGCGGCGGAGTCGAGATGATACTCAGATCGCGGGCTCCCATCAATGAAAAGTGTAATGTTCTTGGAATTGGCGTTGCTGTCAATGTCAGCGAATCTACATTCGCACGCATGACTTTCAATTTTTCCTTTACAGCGACCCCAAATTTTTGTTCCTCATCAATAATCATTAGACCAAGATCTTTGAATTTGACATCTTTGCTAACAAGGCGGTGTGTGCCGATGATAATGTCTATTTTTCCTTCAGCGAGCCTGGCTAAGGTATCTTTGATCTGTTTGCTCGTTTTGAAACGATTGATATAGTCGATCGTGCATGGAAGGCCCTTTAGACGCTCCGAAAATGTCCGGTAGTGCTGTAATGCAAGAATGGTCGTCGGTACCAGGACAGCAACTTGTTTACTGTCTGCTACAGCTTTGAAGGCTGCGCGGATGGCAACCTCCGTTTTTCCGAAGCCAACATCCCCACAGATCAATCGATCCATCGGATGTGGCGATTCCATATCCTTTTTTACATCGGCAGTAGCCTTTTCCTGATCGGGTGTATCCTCATAGATAAAGGAGGCCTCCAGTTCATTCTGTAAGTAGCTATCCGGTGAGAACGCATTTCCATGCTGAGCCTTTCTTTTGGCATAAAGCATGATCAGGTCGCGCGCAATATCCTTGACTTTTTTCTTGGTCGTCTTTTTGAGTTTGTCCCAGGCGTCGGTGCCCAATTTATTCATTTTGGGAACAGTACCCTCTTTGCCGGAATATTTGGAAATGCGGTTTAAGGAGTTGATGTTTACATACAAAAGAT
Proteins encoded in this window:
- the mfd gene encoding transcription-repair coupling factor; its protein translation is MGIQEILEKYSQSESVQSLTKAMQSKNPKIQLKGLIGSSDAFIAVSSYNLQERPMVFILPTHEDASYFLSDLESLLDKQVLFFPSSYRKAFDFTQTDSANVLQRAETLSSLNHTSELPKMVVTYPEAIAEKVINRNDLDKNTLEITENTALSIDFINEFLIEYDFERVDFVYEPGQFAIRGGIVDIFSFSNDLPYRIEFFGDDIESIRTFDIESQLSVKKIHKVTIVPNVQAKFLTSQHISLLEYVDQDATIWIKDAQFTLDIVKDGLKKAEKLWAGLTDKQKKDNPEWHNPAHEFTDEKNLNALFFDFPIVEFGKQFFYKAEVTLKFDIHPQPSFNKDFNLLIHNFKENEGQRIQNLIFSDSTKQVERIYTILEDLDKSATFIPIHKALREGFRDDSLKLACYTDHQIFDRYYKYKRKKAYERSQAITLKDLRDLKPGDFITHIDHGVGRYGGLEKVDVNGKSQEMIRLIYADNDLLYVNINSLNRISKYSGKEGTVPKMNKLGTDAWDKLKKTTKKKVKDIARDLIMLYAKRKAQHGNAFSPDSYLQNELEASFIYEDTPDQEKATADVKKDMESPHPMDRLICGDVGFGKTEVAIRAAFKAVADSKQVAVLVPTTILALQHYRTFSERLKGLPCTIDYINRFKTSKQIKDTLARLAEGKIDIIIGTHRLVSKDVKFKDLGLMIIDEEQKFGVAVKEKLKVMRANVDSLTLTATPIPRTLHFSLMGARDLSIISTPPPNRQPVQTELHVFNETLIGEAVSYELDRGGQVFFIHNRVADLPQLGNLIRKLVPGARVGVAHGQLEGDELEDVMLKFINHDFDVLIATTIIEAGLDIPNANTIIINHAHMFGLSDLHQMRGRVGRSNKKAFCYLLSPPLSTLTSEAYKRLSAIEEFSELGSGFNVAMRDLDIRGSGNLLGGEQSGFIAEIGFEMYHKILDEAIQELKEDEFSAVFADEKEHKYVSFTQIDTDLEVLIPDEYVTNITERYNLYTELSKLENEQQLAAFEKELEDRFGPIPREVFELFNTLRLQWFGKTIGFEKIAYKKHTLKGYFVNNPKSSYFESDQFGRVLSFVQSHPEISNLKEVKGQLRLALNNVNTIGYALSLLKEML